The Equus caballus isolate H_3958 breed thoroughbred chromosome 12, TB-T2T, whole genome shotgun sequence genome contains a region encoding:
- the LOC138916524 gene encoding olfactory receptor 5A2-like: MAVGRNNTIVTKFILLGFSDHPQMKIFYFVLFPGIYLLTLAWNMSLIILIRMDSHLHTPMYFFLSNLSFLDICYVSSTTPKMLSGIITEKKTISFIGCATQYFVFCGMGLTECFLLAAMAYDRYAAICNPLLYTAVISHTLCLKMVAGAYVGGFLSSLIETYSVYQHDFCGPNLINHFFCDLPPVLVLSCSDTFTSQVVNFIVGVVVGMVSVLVILISYGYIVTAVVKISSARGRTKAFSTCGSHLTAVTLFYGSGLFMYMRPSSSYSLNRDKVVSVFYALVIPMVNPIIYSLRNKEIKSAVRKAMERKHVLSHEHSFF; this comes from the coding sequence ATGGCTGTAGGAAGGAACAACACAATTGTGACAAAATTCATCCTCCTGGGATTTTCAGACCATcctcaaatgaaaattttctattttgtgttgttcCCGGGGATTTACCTCCTGACCCTAGCCTGGAACATGAGCCTCATCATCCttatcaggatggactcccacctgcacacacccatgtacttctttctcagtAACCTGTCCTTCTTAGATATCTGCTATGTATCCTCCACAACTCCCAAGATGCTCTCTGGCAtcatcacagagaagaaaaccattTCCTTCATTGGGTGTGCCACGCAGTACTTTGTCTTCTGTGGAATGGGGCtgactgaatgctttcttttGGCAGCTATGGCATATGATCGGTATGCTGCAATCTGCAACCCGTTGCTCTACACAGCTGTCATATCCCATACACTTTGTTTAAAGATGGTGGCTGGGGCCTATGTGGGTGGATTCCTTAGTTCTTTGATTGAAACATACTCTGTCTATCAGCATGATTTCTGTGGGCCCAACCTAATCAACCACTTCTTTTGTGACCTTCCTCCAGtcctggttctgtcatgctctGATACCTTCACCAGCCAAGTGGTGAACTTCATTGTGGGTGTTGTTGTTGGAATGGTATCTGTCCTTGTGATCCTCATCTCTTATGGTTACATCGTTACTGCTGTCGTGAAGATCAGTTCAGCAAGAGGTAGGACCAAGGCCTTCAGCACCTGTGGCTCTCACCTGACTGCTGTGACCCTCTTCTATGGTTCTGGTCTCTTCATGTACATGAGACCTAGTTCCAGCTACTCCTTAAACCGGGACAAGGTGGTGTCAGTGTTCTATGCTCTGGTGATCCCTATGGTGAATCCCATCATCTACAGTCTTAGAAATAAGGAGATTAAAAGTGCTGTAAGGAAAGCTATGGAAAGGAAACATGTTCTTTCTCATGAGCACTCATTTTTCTGA